TCTAGTTCTGGAACATGTAAGTAAATCTATACTGATCAATTTTTTTGCTTGCTTTCTCAATCTCAGACCTACACACCTGAAAGTCCAGCAGATGCCACCAGAAACCTGTCCCAACAAAACTTGAATGCTCTTGCCAAGGTTCTTCCTGGTTTCCTTGGTGGTAGTGCTGATCTTGCCTCATCAAACATGACCCTCATGAAAATGTTTGGCGACTTCCAAAAGAGCACCCCAGAGGAGCGTAATATTAGATTTGGTGTTCGTGAACATGGTATGGGAGCTATCTGTAATGGAATTGCTCTCCACAGCCCTGGCTTAATTCCCTACTGTGCTACTTTCTTTGTGTTTACTGACTACATGAGAGCCGCCATTAGAATTTCAGCTTTGGCTGAATCACGTGTTATCTATGTGATGACTCACGATTCAATTGGGCTTGGAGAAGATGGACCTACACATCAGCCCATTGAGCACTTGGCAAGTTTCCGTGCAATGCCCAATGTTCTGATGCTCCGTCCAGCGGATGGTAATGAAACAGCTGGTGCTTACAGGGTGGCAATCCTCAAGAACAAGACACCATCAATTCTGGCTCTTTCTCGGCAAAAGTTGCCCCAGCTTGCTGGAACTTCTATTGAAGGAACAGCAAAGGGTGGCTACACTATATCAGACAACTCTTCAGGCAACAAGCCTGATGTCATTTTGATTGGTACTGGCTCAGAGCTGGAAATTGCTGTCAAGGCTGCTGATGAACTCAGAAAGGAAGGGAAGGCGGTGAGAGTTGTCTCCTTTGTGTCTTGGGAGCTTTTCGATGAACAATCAGCTGAGTACAAGGAAAGTGTCCTCCCAGCTGCTGTTACCGCTAGAGTTAGCATTGAAGCTGGAACCACATTTGGGTGGGAGAAGATCGTCGGATCCAAGGGGAAGGCCATTGGAATTGACAGATTCGGTGCCAGTGCCCCAGCTGGAAAAATATACAAGGAGTTTGGAATTACAGCAGAGGCTGTTATAGCTGCAGCTAAACAAGTTTCTTAGACTCTTATGTGTCTACCAAAGCTGTTTTCGTTTTGGTTCTGAGGTTGGAGATAATGGTGGAAACCGATACCAAGTAGCCTCTGCAGTTCTGATATtttcaataaagacaatcacTTCATCATTTTCTTCAGTTTGAGCAGCGGGGCGACCAGAATGACCCCAAGATGAGGATAGAAATAGGCTTTTATGGATGCTCCTGACCCATGTACACTTAAACATATCTTTGAGTTTTGTAACTTCCGTTTGGTTGAGTGATAATGAGGTCCAATTTTCAATTGGAATTTCAGGTCTTCAGATTAAAAAAGGAGCTTCCTTTGTCTTTACTATAGTTATCACTTTGTGGTTATCTGTTACTAAATAATCTTTTGGCAACATTCATGACAAAGTATTGCCTTAATGGTACTGATGAAAGTACATGTGTTCTACCATTAAACTATTTTGTTTCTACAAATTTTTCTGCTTAGTTTTAAATAGCTGAGAAGTTATCCTTCAGTGATATCTTAACCTCTCTTGTATCAATCACTGATATGCTAATGAGGGACTGGATAAttgtatttctcttttattagCTTCTGGATCTAAGCCAtggaagaaaaatatggaaatctAATTTTATGAAGCTAACATTTCTAAGCAACTCATGTTCAGTTTTAAGCTCGGAGGATTATATTAAAGAGTAGTATATTACGATCTAGgttcaattttactttttatatgaaTCAAAGTTCAAtcaataaatattgtattttttagtATAAACATGTGGTAGTATATATATCATACTTCGTTTATGAACTTTTGCTCATTTGGCAAGCTCGTAAATTTTGTGGAATCTTCATGCAGCATGAGAAATTCATATTGCATATCTAAACTAAAACTTCTACCTCATACTAATGTAAGCTCATATTATGATTTCATGTCGCATGTTCAAACGAGCTCTAGTATATCACTATCACATCAaatgaattcaaattaatcGAGAAAGCGAGTTTCTAATAAAAAAGTTATGTGGCCCTATTTAAGACAAAGGGTTGAAGGATGGGTGATTTGTCTCCATCCAAAGTTATGTGAAAGTAATAGGTTCTTTGTTAGGTCAATTTTTGTCCAACCAGGTTGTTGAATATGGTCCCActttatttttagaataatgTTTTGGAGCTTTAGCATATTCtccatttttaattgttttgttACATAAAAACAATGTTTGGATGACTAAGGTTGGTGCATTAATATTATCTTATCTTAGTGATTTTCTCTACCTACTTCAATCATCCACATCTCACCAACCCACTGAACACCTTTTACtagttttattctttttattttatcttatcaGAAAACATGAAATTTAAGAATTGTATCTGGAATTCtataatttatcaatatatttatgtGAGTATACTTTTTTGTAAACcataattttctattaaattagtttattaTGGGAAGAAGCTTAGTCCTTCATAAGTGTAAATTTGAATGGTTCAAATCTTATGCCATTActgaatttatttatattaagattttaatatttatcCGATTTGAACAGgtcttaattattaaaatcttgaataaatttttgaaaatgtatttttgtatgGATAATTTTCACCATCAATCCACAATTACCCGTTGCCGCCATCATGACTATCATCACCAGCATTATCAACTATTCAACTATCATTATCGTCATAAATCACTAGTCACCTCtctcatcaccatcatcatatTGACAATAATCATAACTGGCAACTATTATTGTTGATCGCTATCACCTATCATcctcatcattataattatactAGTTCTCGGGACGTGCATCGCACGTTTGTCCCCTAAttgatattttagaaaattttaatttatattgctAAGTTCAAATCTATGTCCTTTCATATTTAAGTTTAacaaaagaatttaattttgcacaaaatataacatgaaaatCTTGTGTTAGATGTTGGAGGTctgatatattaaatatttcatgaaaaatgaacatttattttatcagaggaattaatatattttaattattaaacataagttttaataatcaaaaaataaattgtctATAAAAAAGaaacgtataaagaaaaatattacaaaatgttTGGGCGGTATACCatcaaatttatagaaaaaattaaaatttcatacgaaaataaagaataaataaagaCATGGCATCCATAAAAAAGGACATCACATTTAaatatatagacaaaaatattttcatactaattgaATTACATTTTGTTAAAAGTGGACTTATTCTAGACAAAACATGACTTACTCTCGAGGAAACATATCATATGcataaaaaactataatcatatataataataaataagacaaACAAAAAAGAAGGCATGAATATGTTAAGAATAAAGATAAACTGTAtttcttgaaatatatatatatatatatatatatatatatatatatatatatatatatatatatatatgatttctaaaataatattattcaatatatcatttagtcattttttactatccattatttttaattttatttttacttttgcaCTTATTTTGTACCTCTCTATAATAGTTAAGTAcgtgaattttttgaacatttgagattacatataaaaatgaaaaagtacaaatatgttggtttaaaaagatatatgattatcaaacaatgaaaaatacataattattattctatGGGATTTAGCATGTTTAccctcaaaataattaatgataaatacaAAATGTGACTAGCTTTACAATATATATcctaaaaatagaagaaaggatgaatacaaaaatacagTAATCAACtacaaagttatatttaaaaattcaaaacgaTGGAGATGTGAAAAATAGATATTTACTTACAATTTCATGTTGGAGTATATTCATCTTGTAACTATCATAGTTTACATATTTctcaacaaaaagaagatgaatatgtatgaaattttaaaggatacaactaaataaaatagtgagaattcttataattaaaaattggtaatgaaaattttacaaGAAATGTAGACTAACCTACTGTAGTATGCAAGATGATTACAAACttgaataaaataagaaatatatataatgtggtGTGAGTGTGTTTGATAAACTCTTCATTACCTTCACTTATCTTACAAATTAAAGTTTAAAGGTTATTAGACTCTTCATTATCTACATTTAATTATTACATGAATATATGATGCATTAAGATCTTATTTGATccatgaatttaaatataacttttacttaatatttagttaattaaatagatagtaatattaatttattttagaggtaaaataagggtaaaatggcaTTTCAACTTTGAGGTTAGaatcttcccacttataataatatataatatataattcactATCACCACAATAACCATCAACTCCATTTCCATCAATGCGACCAATTCCTATTGTCAGCTACCTCCACAATCACAATTAGCACTGGTGTCAACCACCACACATTATTTAACTATTATCAACCAACTTCATCATCACAATCATTATTACGCTAATCACTACAGACACCTATCACCTCCACCAACCCAACTATCATTACCACCGTCACTATAAACTATCTTCCACCGTCACTAGCAAAGATACACATTTCACTgtttttaacaaataataaaaagtattattatatttatattcatatctatttaatatttaattactcttttatttgaattgtatacTTGTTAGGTTTACAAACAAATAAGTTATGCGCAttcaaatgttaaaaaataaacaattttgattatttaatgtTCAAATATAAGGACGATAtcttaattagttatatatacattaaatctaattaattaaatcttaataaaaacaaatgcgAGCTAGTAGGTGATCTGATGGAGTTCAGCAACTTTCAAACTCTAGATTGTCATAAAATTACAACTAATCCAATATCATTTGTGATTATTAGtctagaaaaaaatgaaaatattttgtgaGTAATAAAACTTAATATATGGTATGGACAGCAGAGTGATCTCAATATTTGTTAAAGGTAGAAAGTTATACATCTTAAAACGTAAAATCAATTATTAAGTGAATTGAGATCGGTAATAATATAACGTCAAGGCTTAAAAATTTGAGATATCCAAGCTAATTAATTCaaaccaaacataaaaaacCAATTCAGTCCCAAATTTATTAGAATTTGATTTGAATTCTCTCTTCTTCATtcgaaaattaaaattttcataagaaCGGAAAATCCACCCCTAAATAGAAGTACAAACAACACTTCTTTTTAACCCTTCGGGGTGGCCCAGTAGTTTGAGCTTGGGACTTTCAtattggaggtctcaagttcgaaattctttgccagcgaaagcaaaggatttgccttctgggtcgaaCTCGGCGCATCAGACTTGCCTAGTGCGGTTACccctcctatgtggtttgcgagctattgcataggaatAAGGATTTTATCCCGTGCACGTCCAAAGAATAGCAACCGCAAATTTTCGTTttcattgaaaaaaaatagaagtacaAACAAGACAAATATGTAAATTGTAATAGAACCAATTGTTGATCTTCAACCACTTATATCCCTTTAGAACAGACAACAGAACAAAAAATTTACAGATAAAGATTTGTTGTGAGGGACCTCATACAAACCCCATTACTTTTCAGTATACTTATCACCTTCCACCTTAAAACAAATTTCTGTGATAAAAAAGTTATCTTTTGCAAAAGACTCAAACTTTAGCTCTCAATACCAAAGACAGACACACAGGAAGAGCCGAAAAAATGGCACAGATTAGCAAAATGACACAGGGGATACAAACCCTTTATCCCAATTCCAAGATTCATAAACCCCAAGTTCCCACATTTCTCCCTTCACTTCCTTTTGGATCTAAAAACCTGAAAAAATCAGTAAAATGTTTgtgggttttgaataaagattCAGTTTTGACAACAAGGTcgtgttcttcttcttttaggATTTCAGCATCAGTGGCTACAACCCAGAAACCTTCTGAGATTGTGCTGCAACCCATCAAAGAAATATCAGGCACTGTCAAATTGCCTGGCTCTAAATCCCTATCCAATCGTATCCTCCTTCTTGCTGCTCTATCTGAAGTAAGTAGCCAACTATTAGAACATTTAACaccttgtttggatggttgttacGTATTGAATAATAATGTATCGTATTGAATTGTATTACGTTGCATTGTTTTAATGAATACAATGTTTTGGATAGATGGTATCGTTCTCCATTATTACATAATGTGTCACATCAGTAATTTGAATAACAAACCTACAAGAAAAGTAAGCTACAAGTTAGAGCTAATATGAAAGGTAGGATAcaatatgattattaaataataaataaagataaaatgaaaagaaaatattaaggtAATGACAGGATCACACCAAATTGGTCGTTACATTAAACGAGACTTCTCATTGTTACCTAAAGATAGGTTTTAACGATACGATACAATAAAGTTTTTTAAAcgaacaatcaaaacaaacattttatttaaaCTATCAACACAATACAATGGGTAAAATACATCCAAACAAGGTGTTAGTGGTTGTTTGGTTTTGAAGGTGAGCATTGACGATATTGGTAATGTTGTTGTCCTGTGACATGTTTGAACTATGGAAACATCCTATGTAGGTAAGACTGTCTACAATAGACGCTTATGGTCTGGTCCTTTCTTAGACCCCCTACTCAGTGGGAGCTTAGTGCACCAGGCCGCTCCTTTTAGTAATTGTTTGGGTTACATGTTTGTTATGGTGGGATTAATTTATGCAAATGATTAATAATGAGGGGTTGTTTTGTAGTGATGAATAATGAAGAGATTGTAATACACGGATTAATTACTCTAAAAGGGATTTTTTATCTTTACTTAGTTTAGTCTTTGCATTGCTAATACAAGCATTTTTGTTCCATGTTTTATCCTGTATAATGTAATGGGGTATACTTTAATACTACCAACCAAATGTTGCATAAGTTAAGGAGTAAAACAAACACTATACTATCATATGCAGAATTTTATAATGGGATTTATAATTCCTCTAACGTGTTAGCTGTAGATAGTGTATTTGTTGGTTATGTATTCAGTGCTATACATGGTTCCTTTATATCCAAACGACCCCGATATGTTGCATAATGCATGTATATTTCTTATGGTTGCACTTCTCATTCTTTTACAGTTTTACAAAAGGTGATGTCACATTGAAATGTATGTAAAGAATCTTTTACTTTATTATGTTTGCTGTATATATAAACAATCTTTTGTGGCCATTAAATGTGACTTGCATTTGAATTTCAGGGAACAACTGTGGTTGACAATTTGCTAAGTAGTGATGATATTCATTACATGCTTGGTGCGTTGAAAGCACTTGGACTGCAAGTAGAAGATGACAGTGGAAACCAACGAGCTGTTGTTGAAGGTTGTGGTGGTTTGTTCCCTGCCGCTAAAGAGTCCAAGGAAGAGATTCAACTTTTCCTTGGAAATGCAGGAACTGCAATGCGGCCACTAACAGCAGCAGTTGCTGTAGCTGGCGGAAATTCAAGGTCTAATAGCATCCCGTCTTAATTCCATTTTACTCTTTTAAGTGGAAGTCAAAGCTATTGGAATGTAATTGGCCTAACTAGAGCGAAATGATTAGAGATTATTCAATAAGCTGACCTGACTAGCTCGGTTTTGAAGCATAATTGATTGATTGCTGTTAAAGCTATTCTGATATTCTTTAATTATTGCTTTTTTGGTATTTCTGACTAAAATTTTCTCTACATAGATAACTAAATCTGATTTCCTGGAAGGTATTGTCAGCGACGTGAGGTTTTCAGAGCATGAATAATTAGATATCTACTAGATCTTGAAAAGTTTGTGTGATGCATACAATGGTACAGACATTGTCTTAACATCTTTTCCAATGCTTCTTTATGGGCGGgcatttttattgattaaaaacaattttaccATGTTACTAACTTTAATAGGTCATTCTCTTGTTACAGGTATGTACTTGATGGAGTTCCTCGAATGAGAGAGAGACCAATTAGTGATTTGGTTGATGGTCTTAAGCAGCTTGGTGCAGAGGTTGATTGTTTCCTTGGTACGAAATGTCCTCCTGTTCGAATTGTCAGCAAGGGAGGTCTCCCAGGAGGGAAGGTGAGGATTACAAATTCTATTCTGCCgtatttattattgaaataaataatgtctTGAAACTTTAATATGAACAAGTAACTAGATTGCAGAAGCGGAGAAGACTTTGCTTATAAAGTTAAAGCTAAGATTGGAAGAAATTGGCATAGTCTAACCTTCTTCGAGAATTCATTTGAGTACATATCCTTGCTTATAGCCTATTGGACCAAGCTTCTGAAATCAACTTAATTTATtaagtgtttttcaaaaaagtacTTTTGGTGAAAAGCAGTTTGTGTTAGgccaataaatttaaaacacttTTGAGCAGCAATTAGTGGTTGGCCAAGTCTTTTAATTTCTCGAAAGCGCTTTCGGGGATAAACTACTAGTTTTAGCTTCTGAAAAACAGTGTCTGCTACTCCCTGAAAGGACTTATTTTCTTCCAAAAGCTTGGCCAaacacctctttttttttttaaataagcaCTTTTtgggagaaaagaaaaacactttTTGCCTCCCAGAAGCTTGGTCAAACAGGCTAGGAATCCAAAATATGCTTCTCATAATTTTGAATACTGTAAATTTCCAGTGCTTTAGGCTTTTTTCCTATATGGTTTAATGTAAGCATTCCTATAGGTTACCATtccaaattcaaaatgtttGTAGACAGAGATCATTTCCAACTTAGGTTCCAATTGAAAATAAGCTTGGAGGCGAGTCTACATATGAGAATAGAAAGAAGGCGCCAGAGCTCATTTTCCTTGTTGTATGTTTTGGTGCAACTACTGGAGACGTAAGTCTTGCAGCAAACGGTCGACTCTTCATCTAAGGAAAACTACAGTTTGCCTGGTTTTTATCATGGCTGCATCCTTATAAATGAGTCATCTTAATGCAGGAAGAATCAGTAGTAAAGCCAAGGAAAACCAGTAGAGGTCTGTTATTAAAGCAAATAAATCTTATGTTCTATGATTGAACTCAAAAGCCAAACTCTTAATTCCTTAACAGTAGTAAGTTGAATGATTACAAAACTGTATGACGCTCAAAGAAATGTGGCTAGCTGCTTCTATTAGATCCACTGTTCTTGTGAATCAAGAGCTTTTTTGAGGACAAAACGTAATTCTCTTACATTTCTAAGTAGTTGTTGCGCCTTATCTTATTTTTAGTTGTTGGAATATTTTATCCacttttattgatgaacttATTTCCGTCACTCTTCTTTAGTATTTCAACTATGACTCTAATCTATAAAAAGGTAATATCGAGAcacattttatattaaaaaggcTTCAAATGCTTTGAAAGTCACCTCTATCTCCACTATATACAACTTCATATAAAATAGTGAAATTTCAACCTTTAGGATAAAAGTCATGGTGTAACAAAAGAACACCTAAATTGGACAGAGTGTCAAACACATCTTAAACCAATGATGATTCAAACAATAAAACTTGCCTAAGGAAGAAGCTAAGCAATACCCTAATCCTCAAGGACTACTGTGGGTAGGACTAGCAATATTACTTAATGAATAGTGTATTGCTATTACAGTGTTCTGGAACTGTCTCTTTTGCCTGCCTTTCCCTGCATCACATCTTTAGGTTTCATTCTTCTTAAGAAGTCCTAAAACAAAGGGATATTTACCAATTGTTGAGTTACTTATTTTGCCAAAGTTTCTGGTTTCTCCTATTCAGCTTTTCCTTAGGGACTTGCTGCAGCTACAGAAGAGAGAAATATTGATTTTGCTTCAAACATGTCCATGAATCTTGATTCTTATGTCATCCTTGGTTCACTAGTTAGCTTATTTTAAGaagaatttaattttctttattttgtgaATGTGCCGATGaatcatatattgaaaacctcCTCTCTACCCCACAAAAGTAGGGGTAAGGTCTTGTACACCACACTTGTAGGATCACatttgggtatgttgttgttgttgttgtatccGATGAATACTGATTCGTATGTTATCTGTGGTTCAATATTCACTAGTcagtttctttcttttttgtttcctTGGCATGGAATACCATTATAAtacagaaagttgtgtcttgcTATTCTTTCTTGACTACCTTTTAGGTGAAGCTGTCTGGATCCATTAGCAGCCAATACTTGACTGCTCTGCTTATGGCTGCTCCACTGGCTTTAGGAGATGTGGAGATTGAAATCATTGACAAACTAATATCTGTACCTTATGTCGAAATGACTTTGAAGTTGATGGAGCGATTTGGTATATCTGTGGAGCACAATAGTAGCTGGGACAGGTTCTTTGTCCGAGGAGGTCAGAAATACAAGTAAGTCTGTTTCTGGTCATTCTAATGGCTTGTAAAGTTTATCTCCAAAAACAGCTGGCGTAAAGATTGATGAAATATTAGGTCTCCTGGAAAAGCTTATGTGGAAGGTGATGCTTCAAGTGCTAGTTACTTCTTGGCTGGTGCAGCTGTCACAGGTGGAACCATCACTGTTGAAGGTTGTGGAACAAACAGTTTACAGGTATTTCTCATGCCATTTTGAGCCAGGGGAGGGGGGTTGCATGCTGAATTTCTCTGTTATCTTTCCACGTTGGCTCTGTGGTAGCATCCTAATGTATACTCACATGTTGTCCGTCAACAAGTTTGGATTTAGTTAGGCctaaattaatattatgtgGATGAGGCACTCTTTACATTAGCACCCAAGTAGAGGACTGCAGTGAGATGACTTTCAATGTTATAGTTAAAATATCTTGATTGTGTCTTTATGTTTGTCTTCATGAAGGGGGATGTCAAATTTGCTGAGGTTCTTGAGAAAATGGGAGCAGAAGTTACATGGACAGAGAATAGTGTCACAGTTAAAGGACCTCCAAGGAATTCTTCTGGAAGGAAGCATTTGCATGCCATTGATGTGAACATGAATAAAATGCCTGATGTCGCCATGACACTTGCTGTAGTTGCACTTTTTGCTGACGGTCCCACTGCTATAAGAGACGGTATGGCTAGCTTTGCTTTCTAACAATCAGATCGAATTTGAAgttctctttttaatttattcatatttaattagcTGAGTGAGACCAGATGCACTATGCTGCAATATCCATAGTACAATAATTTTCTTGCATAATAAGTACAAAATATAAGCTGAAAATATCCACTAAGTTTCAGGCCGTGTGCCTCTGGCCCTTGGGAGTTAATCagttatagaaaaaaatacacTGGAATTAAAACATAACTATTTTATAGCAAAGTGGTTTTAGAAATATGTATCTTCTGAGGCTAGGTTAGCAAGGAGAAAAAAGTGAACTCATCCATCTTCAGTATGTTTTTTTGTAATTAGTCTATCAAATTAGGATGGGCTCACCCTCTTTGTGGGTTAATTATGGAAACCTCAGACATAAGttcaatataaatttgattGCACATGCACCATGGTATAGCTTTGGCCTCTagaaattgtgttttttttttttgtgatggtGAAACTTAAGAAACCGCCACAAATGGAGAAGTTTCTGTTGTTTTCTCTCCAAGTGTGTAATTTAAATAAGGCTCGACATATATATGTCGCTGAAGTCTGACGATCTACATATTGCAAATAGGTATGTGCATTATTCTTCTGTTAACATGTACATGATCCTAAACAAGTATAAATATTCACATCTATGAAGAGCTTAAGCAGATAAAGATCTGTATTGTAGTTTTGCT
This DNA window, taken from Solanum lycopersicum chromosome 5, SLM_r2.1, encodes the following:
- the LOC101265440 gene encoding 3-phosphoshikimate 1-carboxyvinyltransferase 2; this encodes MAQISKMTQGIQTLYPNSKIHKPQVPTFLPSLPFGSKNLKKSVKCLWVLNKDSVLTTRSCSSSFRISASVATTQKPSEIVLQPIKEISGTVKLPGSKSLSNRILLLAALSEGTTVVDNLLSSDDIHYMLGALKALGLQVEDDSGNQRAVVEGCGGLFPAAKESKEEIQLFLGNAGTAMRPLTAAVAVAGGNSRYVLDGVPRMRERPISDLVDGLKQLGAEVDCFLGTKCPPVRIVSKGGLPGGKVKLSGSISSQYLTALLMAAPLALGDVEIEIIDKLISVPYVEMTLKLMERFGISVEHNSSWDRFFVRGGQKYKSPGKAYVEGDASSASYFLAGAAVTGGTITVEGCGTNSLQGDVKFAEVLEKMGAEVTWTENSVTVKGPPRNSSGRKHLHAIDVNMNKMPDVAMTLAVVALFADGPTAIRDVASWRVKETERMIAICTELRKLGATVEEGPDYCIITPPEKLNVTEIDTYDDHRMAMAFSLAACADVPVTINDPGCTRKTFPNYFDVLQQYSKH